A region from the Nitrospira sp. CR1.1 genome encodes:
- a CDS encoding 2OG-Fe(II) oxygenase: protein MNQACASSVTEAVERAIAALDLERLERDYWAQNEFLYIPQFLPSEFVEAELTSQAQALKSGLNRNYIPGHKKGGSVSYYTVREQAPQFIDLYRSDAFRAMLNRLTKVNLLLCPDNDPHSCALYYYTEAGDHIGYHYDTSYYKGARYTILLGLLDQSQHCRLVCDLFKDVPGKQPVHMELATAPGDLVIFNGDKLWHAVTPLGDHEERIVLTLEYVTNPDMGAFKRLYSNLKDSFAYFGLRSVFKRAYSSRSRA, encoded by the coding sequence ATGAACCAGGCCTGTGCAAGCAGTGTTACCGAAGCAGTTGAGCGGGCGATTGCGGCCTTGGACCTCGAACGGTTAGAGCGGGACTATTGGGCGCAGAACGAGTTCCTGTACATTCCTCAGTTTTTGCCGAGTGAGTTTGTCGAGGCCGAGCTGACGTCACAGGCGCAGGCGCTCAAATCCGGCTTGAACCGCAATTACATTCCGGGACATAAGAAGGGCGGCAGTGTCAGCTATTATACAGTGCGGGAGCAGGCGCCGCAGTTCATCGACCTGTATCGTTCAGATGCCTTTCGGGCTATGCTCAACCGGTTGACCAAGGTGAATCTCCTCCTGTGTCCCGACAACGATCCGCATTCCTGCGCATTGTATTATTACACGGAAGCCGGCGACCACATCGGGTATCACTACGATACCTCTTACTACAAAGGCGCCCGGTATACGATCCTGCTGGGATTGCTCGATCAATCGCAGCACTGCCGCCTCGTCTGTGATTTATTCAAAGACGTTCCCGGCAAGCAGCCGGTGCATATGGAACTGGCGACGGCTCCCGGCGACCTGGTGATCTTCAACGGCGACAAGCTCTGGCACGCCGTGACGCCGCTCGGCGATCACGAAGAACGGATTGTCCTGACTCTGGAGTATGTGACCAATCCCGACATGGGTGCGTTTAAACGCCTCTATTCCAATCTCAAGGATTCATTCGCCTACTTCGGGTTGCGATCCGTGTTTAAACGCGCCTATTCCTCCAGGTCCCGCGCATAG
- a CDS encoding DNA translocase FtsK: MGVSTTAKRGDARSAPSRSSHVKREVIGVLLIAVGLLILLSLVSFVPGDAKSIAASGAAGNQPKNMIGSVGALSAAACFFMVGGAAYLFPILLGLLGARCFTPIPLTMRLRNAGSGLAAMVFLSALLHLEVTAVPTISSGWVNRGLAGGIIGQVLADGARRYFATTGAHIVVLAGLIVALLFTVPLSLTALLQRVPDWWGTVRERMAGLMPEWRVKQEEPATQPKRSRVKVARPVREMEEPGLDREVQVVAEAVEQIAVPMIPPKIQPPMKVEKRATPDDEPAAAVATSPSVSDGYVLPDPQELLSDPSGPIARLSDDELKLQSEILTKALKSFAIEGRVTEVRPGPVVTMYEFEPAPGTKVARIVNLADDLALALKAISLRIVAPLPGKSVVGIEVPNPHREMVSMKEVVTSDAFARSRSKLSLALGKDIFGGAVCADLQTMPHLLVAGATGAGKSVGLNTMLLSILFSARPDEVKLLLIDPKMLEFQSYDGIPHLLRPVITDPKSAARGLGWVVQEMERRYKLLAEAGVRSIDAYNRRISEVQGAVSDVWHSGKAEQVELTFLSEEERLSKGENAEPAGENGPRDSVAPTPPEPLPYIMVMIDELADLMMVAPKDVEDKIARLAQMARASGIHLVLATQRPSVDVLTGLIKANFPARIAFQVSSKTDSRTILDANGAEALLGRGDMLYLASGTGKLMRIHGSFVSDDDVRRVVEFVKKQALPSYCRELQSLKIEEAEEEQAKDEVYEQAKDLVLSTGQASASLIQRRLRVGYPRAARMIEQMEADGVVGAAGRDGRREVLGRRGPVGGDEA; this comes from the coding sequence ATGGGTGTATCCACCACGGCAAAGCGCGGTGACGCCCGCTCAGCCCCTTCCCGTTCCTCTCATGTGAAGCGCGAAGTGATCGGGGTTCTCCTGATCGCAGTCGGTCTCCTGATCCTGCTCAGTCTGGTGTCGTTTGTTCCCGGCGACGCCAAATCGATCGCGGCATCCGGAGCTGCCGGCAATCAGCCCAAAAACATGATCGGGTCGGTCGGAGCGCTGTCGGCGGCCGCATGTTTTTTCATGGTCGGTGGGGCCGCCTATCTCTTTCCCATTCTGCTCGGGCTCCTCGGGGCCCGCTGTTTCACACCCATTCCGCTCACCATGCGACTCAGAAATGCCGGCAGCGGACTGGCCGCCATGGTGTTTTTGAGCGCGCTCTTGCATCTGGAAGTGACGGCTGTCCCGACGATTTCCAGCGGATGGGTGAATCGAGGCTTGGCCGGCGGCATCATCGGCCAGGTGTTGGCCGACGGAGCGCGCAGGTATTTCGCTACAACCGGTGCGCATATTGTCGTTCTCGCCGGGCTGATCGTGGCCCTGCTGTTTACGGTGCCCCTGTCGTTGACGGCGTTGCTACAACGGGTTCCTGACTGGTGGGGCACCGTCCGCGAGCGCATGGCCGGACTCATGCCGGAGTGGCGGGTGAAGCAGGAAGAGCCGGCGACTCAACCGAAGCGGTCTCGTGTGAAGGTGGCAAGGCCGGTACGCGAGATGGAAGAGCCGGGGCTCGATCGCGAGGTGCAGGTGGTGGCCGAGGCGGTTGAGCAGATTGCGGTTCCCATGATTCCCCCAAAAATTCAGCCGCCGATGAAAGTGGAAAAGCGCGCTACGCCCGATGACGAACCGGCTGCAGCGGTGGCGACGAGCCCGTCCGTCTCAGATGGCTATGTCTTGCCGGACCCGCAAGAATTACTCAGTGATCCCTCCGGTCCTATCGCCCGTCTCAGCGACGACGAGCTGAAACTGCAATCTGAAATCCTGACCAAGGCTTTGAAAAGTTTTGCGATCGAGGGGCGCGTCACCGAAGTGCGCCCAGGGCCGGTCGTCACCATGTATGAATTCGAACCGGCGCCCGGCACCAAGGTCGCGCGCATCGTGAACCTGGCCGATGACCTGGCACTGGCGCTCAAGGCCATCAGTTTGCGCATCGTGGCTCCGTTGCCGGGAAAATCTGTCGTGGGCATTGAAGTGCCGAACCCACACCGGGAAATGGTGTCCATGAAGGAAGTCGTGACCAGCGACGCCTTCGCCAGGTCGCGGTCCAAACTGAGTCTGGCACTGGGGAAAGATATTTTCGGAGGGGCGGTCTGCGCCGATCTGCAGACGATGCCCCACCTGCTAGTGGCCGGCGCCACCGGAGCCGGAAAAAGCGTGGGATTGAACACGATGTTGTTGAGCATTCTGTTCAGCGCGCGGCCGGATGAAGTGAAGTTGCTCCTTATCGATCCCAAGATGCTGGAGTTTCAAAGTTATGACGGGATTCCGCACCTGCTTCGCCCCGTGATTACAGACCCCAAGTCCGCGGCGCGCGGGCTGGGATGGGTCGTCCAGGAAATGGAACGGCGGTATAAGCTGTTGGCCGAAGCCGGGGTGCGCAGCATCGATGCCTACAATAGACGAATCTCCGAGGTGCAGGGGGCGGTGTCCGATGTCTGGCATTCCGGCAAGGCTGAACAGGTGGAATTGACGTTTCTCTCCGAGGAGGAACGGCTCTCGAAGGGAGAGAACGCGGAACCCGCCGGGGAGAATGGCCCGAGGGATTCTGTCGCACCGACTCCGCCGGAACCGCTGCCCTATATCATGGTGATGATCGACGAATTGGCAGATCTCATGATGGTGGCTCCGAAGGACGTGGAAGATAAGATTGCCCGTCTCGCCCAGATGGCGCGCGCCTCAGGGATTCACCTCGTGCTCGCGACCCAACGGCCGTCGGTCGATGTGTTGACCGGCCTCATCAAGGCCAACTTTCCGGCGCGGATCGCGTTTCAAGTGTCATCCAAAACCGACTCGCGCACGATTCTTGACGCGAACGGTGCGGAGGCGCTGCTCGGCCGTGGAGACATGTTGTACCTCGCGTCGGGGACCGGAAAGTTGATGCGTATTCACGGTTCTTTTGTGTCTGATGACGACGTGCGGCGGGTGGTCGAATTTGTCAAGAAGCAGGCCTTGCCCTCGTATTGCCGCGAACTGCAGTCGCTTAAAATCGAAGAGGCGGAGGAGGAGCAGGCGAAAGACGAAGTGTATGAACAGGCCAAGGACCTGGTCCTCTCGACGGGGCAGGCCTCCGCCTCGTTGATCCAGCGGCGCTTGCGCGTGGGGTATCCTCGGGCGGCCCGCATGATCGAACAGATGGAGGCGGACGGCGTTGTGGGAGCGGCCGGACGGGATGGGCGTCGCGAGGTTCTGGGGCGTCGAGGCCCGGTCGGCGGAGATGAGGCATGA
- the rsmA gene encoding ribosomal RNA small subunit methyltransferase A → MAAPFPPALKRLGQNFLIDPNIIRKIVSLAALRPDDTVLEIGPGRGALTAGLCAEAGRVIAVEIDPQLRPQLQETLGHCRNLDLRIGDALEFPFDSLPPRTVVVSNLPYYVSTPILFALLDARAHFDRLVLMLQTEVALRLAAKPNSEDYGVLSVLTQEAAEVEVAFRVSANCFRPRPTVGSAVVHLKLKPRDGIDPVHYERFRRLVRAAFAHRRKTLVNSLRDEGYPSGRISRAMQAIGVPVQSRAETLTLDDYRALASAVGDGESA, encoded by the coding sequence ATGGCTGCGCCCTTTCCCCCAGCCCTGAAACGGCTTGGTCAGAATTTTCTCATCGACCCGAACATTATCCGCAAAATCGTGTCCCTGGCGGCGCTTCGTCCGGATGACACGGTCTTGGAAATCGGGCCGGGCCGGGGCGCGTTGACGGCCGGGTTGTGTGCTGAGGCCGGGCGTGTCATTGCGGTCGAGATCGATCCGCAGCTGCGGCCTCAACTTCAGGAGACGCTCGGTCATTGCCGCAACCTCGACCTTCGAATCGGGGATGCCTTGGAGTTCCCCTTCGACAGCCTGCCGCCGCGGACGGTGGTGGTGTCGAACCTGCCGTATTACGTCTCCACGCCGATTCTGTTCGCATTACTGGATGCCCGTGCCCACTTCGACCGTCTAGTGCTGATGCTGCAAACCGAGGTGGCCCTCAGATTGGCCGCCAAACCGAACAGCGAGGACTATGGAGTGCTGTCGGTTTTGACGCAGGAAGCGGCAGAGGTGGAGGTCGCTTTTCGTGTTTCTGCCAATTGTTTCCGCCCTCGTCCGACCGTCGGGTCGGCGGTCGTGCATCTTAAACTCAAGCCCCGGGATGGCATCGATCCGGTTCATTATGAGCGGTTCCGGCGTCTGGTGCGGGCGGCCTTTGCCCATCGGCGGAAGACGTTGGTGAATTCGTTGCGTGATGAGGGATATCCGTCCGGGCGGATTTCCCGCGCGATGCAGGCTATCGGTGTTCCGGTGCAGTCTCGGGCAGAGACGCTGACCCTCGATGACTATCGCGCCCTCGCCTCTGCGGTCGGCGATGGCGAATCGGCTTGA
- the pdxA gene encoding 4-hydroxythreonine-4-phosphate dehydrogenase PdxA, giving the protein MARKLSQRSVRPLLGLTMGDPAGIGPEVIAKALADKALTRLCRPVVIGSRPVMERTVKWLDLPLDVVAFDPGGGSRLKSGQVAVADPLERPLPKFRMGVASEVTGAASIAFIKEAVELAQAGSVGGIVTAPINKEAMNMAGFHYPGHTELLADLTGTKEFGMMIVGGPLKIMFTTTHVAINALSPLLTKERISKAIRLAHLGLTKYFGIARPRIGVAALNPHAGEHGLFGNEETTSIAPAVKLARAAGIKASDPLPADTLFGKAARGDYDGVVAMYHDQGLIPLKLVAFGACVNLTVGLPIIRTSVDHGTAYDIAGKGVAEHGSLLEAVKVAARLAQSWSPVHQPSR; this is encoded by the coding sequence ATGGCTCGTAAGCTCTCACAACGGTCGGTCCGTCCTCTCTTGGGTCTCACCATGGGAGATCCGGCCGGGATCGGGCCTGAGGTCATTGCCAAGGCGCTGGCCGACAAGGCGCTGACGCGGCTTTGTCGGCCGGTGGTCATCGGCTCCCGTCCGGTCATGGAACGAACGGTCAAGTGGCTGGATTTGCCCTTGGACGTAGTGGCGTTTGATCCGGGCGGCGGCTCGCGATTGAAGTCCGGACAGGTCGCTGTGGCTGATCCGTTGGAACGTCCGCTGCCGAAATTTCGCATGGGCGTGGCGTCGGAAGTGACCGGTGCGGCTTCCATCGCATTCATCAAAGAAGCGGTCGAGTTGGCGCAGGCGGGGAGCGTAGGCGGAATCGTCACGGCTCCCATCAATAAAGAAGCGATGAATATGGCCGGGTTTCACTACCCGGGGCACACCGAACTGTTGGCGGATCTCACCGGGACCAAAGAGTTCGGTATGATGATTGTCGGCGGGCCGCTGAAAATTATGTTTACCACCACTCATGTCGCGATCAACGCCTTGTCTCCACTGCTGACCAAGGAGCGGATCAGCAAGGCCATTCGTTTGGCGCATCTCGGGTTGACGAAGTATTTTGGCATTGCGCGCCCGAGGATCGGCGTGGCGGCGTTGAATCCTCATGCCGGGGAGCATGGTCTGTTCGGGAACGAAGAGACGACCAGCATCGCTCCGGCCGTCAAGTTAGCCAGGGCTGCCGGCATCAAGGCGAGCGATCCGTTGCCTGCCGATACCCTGTTTGGAAAGGCCGCGCGCGGCGACTACGATGGGGTGGTGGCGATGTATCATGATCAAGGATTGATTCCCCTCAAGCTCGTCGCGTTCGGCGCCTGCGTGAATCTGACGGTAGGGTTGCCGATCATTCGAACCTCGGTCGATCATGGAACCGCCTACGATATTGCCGGCAAAGGGGTCGCTGAGCACGGGAGTTTGTTGGAGGCGGTGAAGGTCGCGGCCCGTCTGGCACAATCCTGGTCTCCCGTTCACCAACCGTCCCGATAG
- a CDS encoding sodium:calcium antiporter codes for MTVLLYVGLFVASVVITLAGCHLFTNGIEWLGKRLNISEGAVGSVFAAVGTTLPETSIPIIAIFFGAGREQMEVGLGAILGAPFMLSTLVLPILALLLVLYAKLGKRTATFKLNYGEVRVDISFFLVSYVLALTCAMIPSKVFHVAVAVVLLAMYVYYMKLKFSAEDEEGEEGGDLEPLLFSRRSAKPSYLVIGAQGIVGLLGLVGGAHLFVTAANSISAELQVSPLILALLIAPLATELPEMSNSFLWLYRKKDRLAVGNVTGAMVFQGSIPVSVGLLGTEWTLGTTALATMVLAVIAMGLSLLQAVWSGHWRPWLLSGSALLYLGYTLFLYAHGS; via the coding sequence GTGACAGTTCTGCTCTACGTGGGACTGTTTGTCGCCTCCGTCGTCATCACCCTCGCCGGGTGCCATCTCTTTACGAACGGCATTGAGTGGCTCGGAAAACGCCTGAATATTTCGGAAGGCGCGGTCGGGAGTGTGTTCGCTGCCGTCGGGACGACGCTCCCTGAAACCTCGATTCCGATCATCGCCATCTTTTTCGGGGCGGGGCGCGAGCAGATGGAAGTCGGTCTGGGGGCCATTCTCGGGGCGCCGTTTATGCTCAGCACGTTGGTGCTGCCGATCCTGGCGCTGCTGCTGGTGCTCTACGCAAAGCTGGGGAAGCGGACGGCGACCTTCAAGCTCAATTATGGCGAGGTCCGGGTCGATATCAGCTTTTTTCTCGTCAGTTATGTGCTGGCGCTCACCTGCGCCATGATCCCTTCGAAGGTCTTCCATGTCGCTGTGGCGGTTGTGCTACTGGCCATGTACGTGTATTACATGAAACTCAAGTTTTCGGCGGAAGACGAAGAAGGCGAGGAGGGTGGTGACCTGGAACCGCTGCTTTTCTCCCGCCGCTCCGCCAAACCCTCATATCTGGTCATTGGAGCGCAAGGGATCGTCGGGTTGCTGGGGTTGGTCGGCGGAGCCCACCTGTTTGTCACGGCGGCAAATTCCATTTCCGCCGAACTGCAGGTCTCGCCGCTTATCCTTGCGTTGTTGATCGCCCCGCTGGCCACGGAGTTACCCGAGATGTCTAATAGTTTTTTGTGGTTGTACCGGAAAAAGGATCGGCTGGCGGTCGGAAATGTGACCGGTGCGATGGTGTTCCAGGGTTCAATCCCCGTCTCTGTCGGATTGCTCGGAACCGAATGGACCCTGGGGACCACGGCGCTGGCGACGATGGTCCTCGCCGTCATTGCCATGGGTCTGAGCCTGTTGCAGGCAGTCTGGTCCGGGCATTGGCGCCCCTGGTTGCTCAGCGGCAGCGCGCTCCTGTACCTTGGCTACACATTATTCTTGTATGCCCATGGCTCGTAA
- the larC gene encoding nickel pincer cofactor biosynthesis protein LarC → MNRRSGVARHLHFDCFSGISGDMTLGALVDAGLPFKDLVRGLASLKIEGYRLARKRVERGALTATKVDVLIDKGFRAPLTLAKIASILRKSGLPPVVKERSQAVFDVLADAEGKAHGVEPAHVHFHEVGVIDSFVDVVGGILGLHLLDIQRVTASAVNVGSGMLQSAHGALPVPGPAVAALAVGVPIYAKGPERELTTPTGMALLRTVTTAFGGLPSMQVRQVGYGAGTADPAQWANVLRVFIGEEPALSGAVDTIVELETNLDDVNPQVYDTVFDRVFAAGALDATLAPVIMKKGRPGNVLSVLVPREQAEAVLAVLFAETTALGVRTREVQRRVLPRRFASVRVNGTDVRIKLAETRPGQSKAAPEYEDCKRVAEQSGRPVKDVLDEAMLVYRQTRGASHTRKGRT, encoded by the coding sequence ATGAACCGTAGGAGTGGCGTGGCGAGGCACCTGCATTTCGATTGTTTCTCCGGCATCAGCGGCGACATGACATTGGGCGCGTTGGTCGATGCGGGGTTGCCGTTCAAGGATCTCGTGCGCGGACTGGCTTCGCTGAAGATCGAGGGGTATCGGCTCGCGCGCAAGCGGGTCGAGCGCGGAGCCCTCACGGCGACCAAGGTCGATGTGCTGATTGATAAAGGTTTTCGCGCCCCGTTGACCCTGGCGAAAATCGCCAGCATTCTCCGGAAAAGCGGCCTGCCGCCAGTGGTGAAAGAACGGAGTCAGGCCGTATTCGACGTCCTGGCAGACGCTGAGGGAAAGGCCCACGGAGTCGAGCCGGCGCATGTGCATTTCCATGAAGTGGGCGTGATCGATTCGTTTGTGGATGTGGTCGGCGGGATCCTCGGCCTGCACCTGCTCGACATTCAGCGTGTGACGGCCTCCGCCGTCAATGTCGGGTCCGGCATGCTTCAGTCGGCTCACGGCGCGTTGCCTGTGCCGGGACCTGCCGTAGCCGCGTTAGCGGTCGGAGTGCCGATTTACGCCAAAGGTCCTGAGCGGGAGCTGACGACGCCGACCGGGATGGCCCTGCTCAGAACCGTGACGACAGCATTCGGCGGCCTGCCCTCCATGCAGGTGCGTCAAGTGGGATATGGCGCGGGGACTGCCGATCCGGCGCAGTGGGCGAATGTGTTGCGCGTGTTCATCGGCGAAGAGCCGGCTCTGAGCGGGGCGGTGGACACGATCGTTGAGCTGGAAACGAATCTCGACGATGTGAATCCGCAAGTGTACGACACGGTGTTCGACCGGGTGTTTGCCGCCGGGGCTCTCGACGCGACGCTGGCGCCGGTCATCATGAAGAAGGGCCGGCCGGGAAATGTCCTGTCCGTCCTCGTGCCTCGGGAACAGGCAGAGGCGGTCCTGGCGGTGCTTTTTGCCGAAACGACGGCGCTCGGCGTCCGGACTCGCGAGGTGCAGCGGCGTGTGTTGCCGCGCCGGTTTGCTTCCGTGCGGGTCAACGGGACTGATGTGCGCATCAAACTCGCAGAGACGCGGCCGGGGCAGAGCAAAGCCGCTCCGGAATATGAAGATTGTAAACGCGTGGCCGAACAGAGTGGTCGTCCTGTCAAGGACGTGCTAGACGAGGCCATGCTGGTGTATCGGCAGACCCGCGGCGCAAGCCACACAAGAAAGGGGCGCACGTGA
- the larB gene encoding nickel pincer cofactor biosynthesis protein LarB → MNQDQLRALLTDVQQGATAVPDALHRLRTLPYENLGFASLDHHRAIRQGFPEVIFCEGKTVSQVVAIARTLLRKNNALLATRVEPVAARALLRVSKRATYHEAARVVAIVPPKLVRRGSVLIVTAGTADIPVAEEARVTADIMGSKTDTLYDVGVAGLHRLLGQQERLHDARAIIVAAGMDGVLPSVVGGLVRQPVIAVPTSRGYGAHFGGLAALLTMLNSCAAGVGVMNIDNGFGAGCLAHRINMVGEMDGDRPTGARR, encoded by the coding sequence ATGAATCAAGACCAGTTGCGGGCGTTACTGACAGACGTTCAGCAGGGCGCCACAGCGGTGCCGGATGCACTGCACCGGTTGCGCACACTCCCGTATGAAAATTTAGGATTTGCCTCGCTCGATCACCACCGCGCCATTCGACAGGGTTTCCCGGAAGTCATTTTTTGCGAAGGAAAAACCGTGTCGCAGGTGGTGGCCATCGCCAGGACTTTGTTGCGGAAGAATAATGCGCTGTTGGCCACGCGGGTGGAGCCTGTTGCCGCTCGGGCGTTGCTGCGGGTCAGCAAACGAGCGACCTATCACGAGGCGGCGCGGGTCGTGGCGATTGTGCCGCCCAAGCTGGTGCGTCGAGGGTCTGTCCTCATTGTCACCGCCGGAACCGCCGATATTCCCGTCGCCGAAGAGGCGCGCGTGACGGCCGATATCATGGGCAGCAAGACCGACACCTTGTATGACGTGGGAGTGGCCGGGTTGCATCGGTTGCTTGGCCAACAAGAGCGGTTACATGACGCGCGGGCCATCATTGTTGCGGCCGGGATGGATGGTGTGCTTCCAAGCGTGGTCGGCGGATTGGTGCGGCAACCGGTCATCGCGGTGCCGACCAGCCGTGGGTATGGCGCGCATTTCGGCGGGTTGGCCGCCTTGTTGACGATGCTGAATTCCTGCGCGGCCGGTGTCGGCGTGATGAATATCGATAACGGGTTCGGCGCCGGCTGCCTGGCTCACCGCATCAATATGGTGGGCGAGATGGATGGGGATCGGCCGACAGGGGCGAGGCGCTAA
- a CDS encoding NAD(P)H-dependent glycerol-3-phosphate dehydrogenase, with protein sequence MTRSSSQRVAVIGAGAWGTALARHLAEKQISVCLWAHEPEVVQAVERQRENVVFLPGVRLPSTLTATNQLADALAGADCVIFAVPSHVARLVLSRIGPLLSQSVPFVSATKGIEETTLELMTQVMQDVLPAHMRNSLMVLSGPSFASEVSQGKPTALCLAGQDAGAVKAIQSLFMTPTFRVYADDDLIGVQLGGSLKNVMALAAGVVDGLELGHNARAALITRGLAEMIRLGMAMGADPRTFYGLSGVGDLILTCTGPLSRNHSVGVRLGRGERLDGILASMQAVAEGVRTAKAALGLAQQCGVDMPIVQEVNAVLFADKPCRQAVGDLMEREAKEEKALS encoded by the coding sequence ATGACGCGATCATCAAGTCAACGCGTAGCGGTCATCGGCGCCGGCGCCTGGGGAACGGCGTTGGCCCGTCATCTGGCTGAGAAACAGATCTCCGTGTGTTTGTGGGCGCATGAACCGGAGGTCGTGCAGGCCGTCGAACGGCAGCGTGAAAATGTCGTCTTCTTGCCGGGGGTGCGGCTGCCGTCCACCTTAACCGCCACGAACCAGTTGGCTGACGCCCTGGCGGGGGCTGATTGTGTCATTTTCGCCGTGCCCTCGCATGTGGCACGATTGGTCCTGAGCCGGATCGGCCCCCTCCTATCGCAATCGGTTCCCTTCGTCAGCGCCACCAAGGGCATCGAGGAAACCACGCTCGAACTAATGACGCAGGTGATGCAGGATGTTCTGCCTGCACATATGAGGAATTCATTGATGGTCCTGTCCGGTCCCAGTTTCGCCAGCGAGGTGAGCCAGGGAAAACCGACGGCGCTGTGCCTCGCCGGCCAGGATGCCGGAGCCGTCAAGGCCATTCAGAGCCTGTTCATGACGCCGACGTTTCGGGTCTATGCGGATGACGACCTGATTGGGGTCCAGCTCGGCGGGTCGTTGAAAAATGTCATGGCCCTTGCGGCCGGCGTGGTGGATGGGCTTGAACTCGGCCATAACGCTCGCGCGGCGCTGATCACCCGTGGCCTGGCTGAAATGATCCGGCTTGGAATGGCGATGGGTGCGGATCCACGAACGTTTTACGGATTGTCCGGAGTTGGAGATCTCATCCTGACCTGCACCGGGCCCTTGAGTCGCAACCATTCGGTCGGGGTGCGGTTAGGAAGAGGCGAGCGGTTGGACGGCATTCTGGCCAGTATGCAGGCCGTGGCGGAAGGCGTGCGTACCGCCAAAGCCGCGTTGGGTCTGGCCCAGCAGTGTGGTGTAGACATGCCGATTGTACAGGAGGTCAACGCCGTACTCTTTGCCGACAAACCTTGCCGTCAGGCAGTCGGTGACCTGATGGAACGCGAAGCCAAGGAAGAAAAGGCCCTGTCATGA
- a CDS encoding zinc-ribbon domain-containing protein → MKPCPACGRALPEINRYCTYCGAGVARDTEGAATTRASGSGSAREQLNLNILYGMITVLIVSLIMPPWETPPSQPAAFLGFHFILSPPQPGAIVSRLLLTIELTTTAIAGLYLSFFFRSKR, encoded by the coding sequence ATGAAGCCCTGTCCAGCCTGCGGACGCGCCCTGCCCGAAATCAATCGTTACTGCACCTACTGCGGAGCCGGCGTGGCCCGCGACACGGAGGGAGCAGCGACGACGCGCGCGTCCGGCTCCGGCTCAGCGAGAGAACAGCTGAATCTGAACATCTTATATGGCATGATCACCGTCCTGATCGTGTCTCTCATCATGCCGCCCTGGGAAACGCCGCCCTCACAACCGGCAGCCTTTCTCGGCTTTCATTTCATTCTTTCACCGCCGCAACCAGGGGCCATTGTCAGCCGTTTGTTGCTCACGATCGAACTCACCACGACGGCCATTGCAGGTCTGTACTTATCGTTTTTCTTCCGGTCAAAGCGGTAA
- a CDS encoding amidinotransferase → MSRLLVCPPEYFQIDYEINPWMRRENAVAPSRAASQWQRLVNVLEQDVGAGIELMQPVPGLPDLVFTANAGVVDGRRAVISRFRYPERRREEVYFTQWFHEHGYDVVTLEESLYFEGAGDLLGFPDTWFGGYRQRSDIRSFPKLSEIFQREIIPLELIDGRFYHLDTCFCPLSGGELLYFPPAFDAYGLAAIAQRIPEEQRLVVPEAEAIRFACNAVCIGKHIVIPAGCPSTTGLLESRGYYTHDVELGEFMKSGGAAKCLTLALD, encoded by the coding sequence ATGAGCCGGTTGTTGGTCTGTCCTCCCGAATATTTTCAGATCGATTACGAAATCAATCCCTGGATGCGTCGTGAGAATGCCGTGGCTCCGTCGCGCGCGGCGAGCCAATGGCAGAGGCTGGTGAACGTGTTGGAGCAGGACGTCGGAGCAGGAATCGAGCTGATGCAGCCTGTTCCCGGATTGCCGGATCTGGTCTTTACGGCCAATGCCGGGGTGGTTGACGGTCGCCGCGCCGTGATCAGCCGGTTTCGTTATCCCGAGCGCCGGCGCGAGGAAGTGTATTTCACGCAATGGTTTCACGAGCATGGGTATGATGTAGTGACGCTCGAGGAGTCGCTCTATTTTGAAGGAGCCGGCGACCTCCTGGGATTTCCAGACACCTGGTTCGGCGGATATCGCCAGCGATCGGATATCCGGTCGTTTCCGAAGCTGAGCGAGATCTTCCAGCGCGAAATCATTCCGCTCGAACTCATCGATGGCCGGTTCTATCATCTCGATACGTGTTTTTGTCCCCTCAGCGGCGGCGAGTTGTTGTACTTTCCTCCCGCATTCGATGCCTATGGCCTGGCCGCCATCGCGCAACGGATACCTGAGGAACAGCGGCTTGTGGTGCCGGAGGCGGAAGCGATTCGATTCGCCTGCAATGCTGTCTGCATCGGCAAGCACATCGTCATTCCGGCCGGTTGTCCCAGCACCACAGGGCTTCTGGAATCCCGCGGGTATTACACGCATGACGTGGAGTTGGGTGAGTTCATGAAGTCAGGCGGCGCCGCCAAATGCCTGACCCTGGCTCTGGATTAA